A single region of the Streptomyces sp. NBC_01262 genome encodes:
- a CDS encoding phosphatidylglycerol lysyltransferase domain-containing protein translates to MSGDRLAAVRGTRTLPRVIRPTAVPRFVGTACALVGLIDVTAGTFPGFRHSRMHVMAGVFPGAATSFAAAASVVTGILMLMLAHALKRGKRRAWRATVVLLPVSAVTAVVHRHSLGGAAVALALLALLVAHRDQFTAKADPRTRWRALAAFLGLSVLSVSLGLVVVSAHPALMVGDPGWGARLQEVLYGLFGFQGPVTYAVDEASDVVAYTLGGLGFLTALTTGYLALRPAKPVAELTAEDEARLRGLLARHGARDSLGHFALRRDKSVVFSASGKAAVCYRVVSGVMLASGDPIGDVEAWPGAIERFMADARANAWIPAVMGCSETGGEVWTRETGLDALELGDEAIVETGSFTLSGRAMRNVRQMVKRIERAGYECRVRRVAELSDDERALIRRASDAWRGTETERGFSMALGRFGDRADDDCVVATAHDAAGELRAIQHYVPWGTDGMSLELMRRDRAADPGLNELLIVAALAQAPELGVKRVSLNFAMFRAALARGERLGAGPVLRTWRALLVFLSRWFQIESLYKFNAKFQPEWVPRFVVFRSTSELPRIGFAAMQAEGFLTFALPSWARFGRSGV, encoded by the coding sequence ATGTCCGGTGATCGCCTCGCCGCCGTCCGCGGGACACGGACGCTGCCGCGGGTGATCCGTCCCACCGCCGTGCCGCGCTTCGTCGGCACCGCGTGCGCCCTGGTCGGCCTGATCGATGTCACGGCCGGCACCTTCCCCGGCTTCCGGCACAGCCGCATGCACGTCATGGCGGGAGTGTTCCCGGGCGCCGCCACCTCGTTCGCCGCGGCGGCCTCCGTCGTCACCGGCATCCTGATGCTGATGCTGGCGCACGCCCTCAAGCGCGGTAAGCGGCGCGCCTGGCGGGCGACGGTCGTACTGCTGCCGGTCAGCGCCGTCACCGCGGTCGTGCACCGGCACTCGCTCGGCGGCGCGGCCGTCGCCCTGGCCCTGCTGGCCCTCCTGGTCGCCCACCGCGACCAGTTCACCGCCAAGGCCGACCCGCGCACCCGCTGGCGCGCGCTGGCCGCCTTCCTCGGGCTCAGCGTGCTCAGCGTGAGCCTCGGCCTGGTCGTGGTCAGCGCACATCCCGCGCTCATGGTCGGCGACCCCGGCTGGGGCGCGCGCCTGCAGGAGGTCCTGTACGGCCTGTTCGGCTTCCAGGGGCCCGTCACGTACGCCGTCGACGAGGCCTCCGACGTCGTCGCCTACACCCTCGGCGGCCTCGGCTTCCTCACCGCCCTCACCACCGGCTACCTCGCCCTGCGCCCCGCCAAGCCCGTCGCGGAGCTCACCGCCGAGGATGAGGCCCGGCTGCGCGGCCTGCTCGCCCGGCACGGAGCCCGCGACTCCCTGGGCCACTTCGCGCTGCGCCGCGACAAGAGCGTCGTGTTCTCCGCCAGCGGCAAGGCCGCCGTCTGCTACCGCGTCGTCTCCGGCGTCATGCTCGCCAGCGGCGATCCCATCGGCGACGTCGAGGCCTGGCCCGGCGCCATCGAACGCTTCATGGCCGACGCCCGCGCCAACGCCTGGATCCCCGCCGTCATGGGCTGCAGCGAGACCGGCGGCGAGGTCTGGACCCGCGAGACCGGCCTGGACGCCCTCGAACTCGGCGACGAGGCCATCGTCGAAACCGGCTCCTTCACCCTCTCCGGGCGCGCCATGCGCAACGTACGCCAGATGGTCAAGCGCATCGAACGGGCCGGCTACGAGTGCCGCGTACGCCGCGTCGCCGAGCTCTCCGACGACGAGCGCGCCCTCATCCGGCGCGCCTCCGACGCCTGGCGCGGCACCGAGACCGAGCGCGGCTTCTCCATGGCGCTGGGCCGCTTCGGCGACCGCGCCGACGACGACTGCGTGGTCGCCACCGCCCACGACGCCGCCGGCGAGCTGCGCGCCATCCAGCACTACGTCCCCTGGGGCACGGACGGGATGTCGCTGGAACTCATGCGCCGCGACCGCGCCGCCGACCCCGGCCTCAATGAGCTGCTCATCGTCGCCGCGCTCGCCCAGGCGCCCGAACTGGGCGTCAAGCGGGTCTCGTTGAACTTCGCGATGTTCCGCGCCGCGCTCGCCCGGGGCGAGCGGCTGGGGGCGGGTCCGGTACTGCGGACCTGGCGGGCGCTTCTGGTGTTCCTGTCCCGCTGGTTCCAGATCGAGTCCCTGTACAAGTTCAATGCCAAGTTCCAGCCCGAATGGGTGCCCCGGTTCGTCGTCTTCCGCAGCACGAGCGAGCTGCCCCGGATCGGCTTCGCCGCGATGCAGGCCGAGGGCTTTCTGACCTTCGCCCTCCCGAGCTGGGCCCGATTCGGCCGGTCCGGCGTCTGA
- a CDS encoding NADH-quinone oxidoreductase subunit D: MTETTAETTIGVGGAAESTDMVLNIGPQHPSTHGVLRLRLRLDGERISEAEPVIGYMHRGAEKLFEARDYRQIIMLANRHDWLSAFSNELGVVLAVERMLGMEVPERAVWTRTLLAELNRVLNHLMFLGSYPLELGAITPVFYAFTEREDLQHVMEEVSGGRMHYMFNRVGGLKEDLPNGWYGRARQAVAGVRKRMPTFDDLVLGNEIFRGRTRGVGILSQESVHGFGVSGPIARASGVDFDLRRDEPYLAYADLQDTLKVVTRTEGDCLARFEVLLEQTHNALALADACLDRLAELPPGPINQRLPKVLKAPEGHTYAWTENPLGLNGYYLVSKGEKTPYRLKLRSASFNNIQALTVLLPGTLVADMVAILGSMFFVVGDVDK; this comes from the coding sequence ATGACGGAGACCACGGCCGAGACCACGATCGGCGTCGGCGGCGCCGCCGAGAGCACCGACATGGTGCTGAACATCGGCCCGCAGCACCCTTCCACCCATGGCGTGCTGCGCCTGCGTCTCCGCCTGGACGGCGAGCGGATCAGCGAGGCCGAGCCGGTCATCGGCTATATGCACCGGGGCGCGGAGAAGCTGTTCGAGGCGCGCGACTACCGGCAGATCATCATGCTGGCGAACCGCCACGACTGGCTCTCCGCCTTCTCCAACGAGCTCGGGGTCGTGCTCGCCGTCGAGCGCATGCTCGGCATGGAGGTCCCCGAGCGCGCCGTCTGGACCCGCACCCTGCTCGCCGAGCTGAACCGGGTCCTGAACCACCTGATGTTCCTCGGCTCGTACCCGCTCGAACTGGGCGCGATCACCCCGGTGTTCTACGCCTTCACCGAGCGCGAGGACCTCCAGCACGTCATGGAGGAGGTCTCCGGCGGCCGGATGCACTACATGTTCAACCGCGTCGGCGGCCTCAAGGAGGACCTGCCGAACGGCTGGTACGGCCGGGCCCGCCAGGCCGTGGCCGGTGTCCGCAAGCGGATGCCGACCTTCGACGACCTGGTCCTGGGCAACGAGATCTTCCGGGGCCGCACGCGCGGCGTCGGGATCCTCTCCCAGGAGTCCGTGCACGGCTTCGGCGTGAGCGGGCCGATCGCCCGCGCGTCGGGGGTCGACTTCGATCTGCGGCGCGACGAGCCGTATCTGGCGTACGCGGACCTCCAGGACACCCTCAAGGTGGTCACCCGCACCGAGGGCGACTGCCTGGCCCGCTTCGAGGTGCTGCTGGAGCAGACGCACAACGCGCTGGCCCTCGCGGACGCCTGCCTGGACCGGCTCGCGGAGCTGCCGCCGGGGCCGATCAACCAGCGGCTGCCGAAGGTGCTGAAGGCCCCGGAGGGGCACACGTACGCGTGGACCGAGAACCCGCTGGGCCTGAACGGCTACTACCTGGTCTCGAAGGGCGAGAAGACGCCCTACCGGCTGAAGCTGCGCTCGGCGTCGTTCAACAACATCCAGGCGCTGACCGTGCTGCTGCCGGGCACGCTGGTCGCCGACATGGTGGCGATCCTGGGCTCGATGTTCTTCGTCGTGGGCGACGTGGACAAGTAG
- the otsB gene encoding trehalose-phosphatase has translation MGNPPNGLPTPATTEGKEAMAALLAEPARSVIALDFDGTLAPIVPDPDSARAHPGAVPALARLAPHLRAAVVVTGRPASVAVRYGGFAGVPGLERLTVLGAYGAERWDAVSGTVKAPAPHPGVGSVRAELPGFLDRMGAWRGTWIEDKGRAVAVHTRRTEDPQAAFEALREPIAELAARHGLIVEPGRLVLELRAPGMDKGVALSDYLRETHAGPVLYAGDDLGDLAAFGAVEKRRADGLPGLLVCSGNEEVAELAARADLVVDGPAGVVRLLGALADELVR, from the coding sequence ATGGGCAACCCCCCGAACGGCCTCCCCACTCCCGCCACCACCGAGGGCAAGGAAGCGATGGCGGCCCTCCTCGCGGAGCCGGCGCGGAGCGTGATCGCGCTGGACTTCGACGGCACGCTCGCGCCGATCGTGCCGGACCCGGACAGCGCGAGGGCGCATCCCGGAGCCGTACCCGCACTGGCCCGCCTCGCCCCGCACCTGCGGGCGGCCGTGGTCGTCACCGGCCGCCCGGCGAGCGTGGCCGTACGGTACGGCGGCTTCGCGGGCGTACCGGGCCTGGAGCGCCTCACCGTGCTCGGCGCGTACGGGGCCGAGCGCTGGGACGCCGTCAGCGGCACCGTGAAGGCCCCGGCGCCGCACCCGGGCGTCGGCTCGGTGCGGGCCGAACTGCCGGGCTTCCTGGACCGCATGGGCGCCTGGCGGGGCACCTGGATCGAGGACAAGGGCCGCGCGGTCGCCGTGCACACCCGCCGCACCGAGGACCCGCAGGCGGCGTTCGAGGCGCTGCGCGAGCCGATCGCGGAGCTGGCGGCCCGGCACGGCCTGATCGTGGAGCCGGGGCGGCTGGTGCTGGAGCTGCGCGCGCCGGGGATGGACAAGGGCGTGGCGCTCAGCGACTACCTGCGCGAGACGCACGCCGGCCCGGTGCTCTACGCCGGTGACGACCTGGGCGACCTCGCCGCATTCGGCGCGGTGGAGAAGCGGCGGGCCGACGGGCTCCCCGGGCTCCTGGTCTGCAGCGGGAACGAGGAGGTCGCGGAGCTGGCCGCCCGCGCCGACCTGGTCGTGGACGGCCCCGCGGGGGTCGTACGCCTGCTCGGCGCACTGGCCGACGAGCTGGTGCGGTGA
- a CDS encoding DUF3263 domain-containing protein → MTTDPPELSDQDLAVLDLARRQWAGPGARDRAIRERLGISPTRYFQLLNALLDDPRALAHDPLTVNRLRRTRDARRGHR, encoded by the coding sequence GTGACGACCGACCCCCCTGAGCTGAGCGACCAGGACCTCGCCGTCCTCGACCTCGCCCGCCGCCAGTGGGCCGGCCCCGGCGCGCGCGACCGCGCCATACGCGAGCGCCTGGGCATCTCCCCCACGCGCTATTTCCAGCTCCTCAACGCCCTCCTGGACGACCCCCGCGCCCTGGCCCACGACCCCCTGACCGTCAACCGCCTGCGCCGCACACGGGACGCGCGCCGCGGTCACCGCTAG
- a CDS encoding ROK family protein: MRHVIALDVGGTGMKAALVGADGTILREARRATDRERGPEAVIAAVLDFAEELRAYGEPAAAGVAVPGIVDEANGVAVYSANIGWRDVPFRTLIAERLGGVPVALGHDVRVGGLAEGRVGAGRGVERFLFVALGTGIAGAIGIGDRVDATELGHIVVRREGAVCGCGQRGCVETLASAAAIGRAWGGDAADCARAVGQGDPRAAAIWDDAIAALADGLVTGLTLLTPDTLIIGGGLAEAGDTLFTPLRAAVAERVTFQQLPPIVPADLGDAAGCLGAGLLAWDLTSMEVTA, from the coding sequence GTGAGACATGTCATCGCCCTCGATGTGGGCGGCACCGGAATGAAGGCCGCCCTGGTCGGCGCCGACGGCACGATCCTGCGCGAGGCCCGCCGCGCCACGGACCGCGAGCGCGGGCCCGAGGCGGTGATCGCGGCGGTGCTCGACTTCGCCGAGGAGCTGCGGGCGTACGGGGAACCGGCCGCCGCCGGGGTCGCCGTGCCCGGGATCGTGGACGAGGCGAACGGCGTCGCCGTGTACTCCGCGAACATCGGCTGGCGGGACGTCCCCTTCCGTACGCTCATCGCCGAGCGCCTGGGCGGCGTACCGGTCGCCCTGGGCCACGACGTGCGCGTCGGCGGCCTCGCCGAGGGCCGGGTCGGTGCGGGCCGGGGCGTCGAGCGCTTCCTGTTCGTGGCGCTGGGCACCGGCATCGCGGGCGCGATCGGCATCGGCGACCGGGTGGACGCGACCGAACTGGGCCACATCGTCGTACGCCGCGAGGGCGCGGTGTGCGGCTGCGGGCAGCGCGGCTGCGTGGAGACGCTGGCCTCGGCGGCGGCCATCGGCCGGGCCTGGGGCGGGGACGCCGCCGACTGCGCGCGAGCCGTCGGGCAGGGGGACCCCCGCGCGGCCGCGATCTGGGACGACGCGATCGCCGCCCTCGCCGACGGCCTCGTCACCGGGCTGACCCTGCTCACCCCGGACACCCTCATCATCGGCGGCGGACTGGCCGAGGCCGGGGACACGCTCTTCACACCGCTGCGCGCGGCCGTGGCGGAGCGGGTCACCTTCCAGCAACTCCCCCCGATCGTTCCGGCGGACCTCGGGGACGCCGCAGG